The genomic interval TCATAAAGGGCATCTATTTGTTGGCTAGTAATACTCATGCCTGCATAAAATCCCTCATTCTAGCTTGGTCAATATCATAGTCCTGAACAAATTCAACCATTTGACCtcgaaaattcctcgtaaactgaaagtgATTTTGTACTTCTCTGAACTGGTCATCAGATAAAGAAAAGCGACTttccaacattcttcgttgggcattttgcttctcatgaagtgagtccAGAGAtgcataaaaatatgaaaaattgaatctagaggaacccgtaccataggcaaaagaatgcctagcgggcTCTGGATGTCCGGAGGGCTGTGGGTATCCAGATGATGAGGGCTCAAGgtgtggctctgtgtctccggatataAAAGGGACATTCTCAGGGCCTAAATCAGTAATTACCCAATTAGCTAGGTTGCGAATAGAAGTTCGctcaggacaaggaagaggtaaaggaaaactattcgtcctaggaaatgcaaaatcattctcatcccgacaaattattttcatagcaagacatgcatcaatgtctatcatgtcattgccatggatgacttccaacccatctaaatcaagctcCAAATTAATAGTTATTTAGTAATCAAACCACAAAAAACAATTGACCCCGAGGATGCCCTCTCGGCTCTTACTAAGGTTTGTAAAAAATGAAAACTGGAATCAAAATTAACTTTATGCAACATAGCCCACAAAGCGTAAAGCTCTACTTTCTTGATGACTCCATCACTTttccctctaccaaaaatagttttactcataactCGATGTAGGTATCTAAAAATGAGGTTTTGTATGTGAGAAgtcttagctctagagggctcataaggttgtTCTAGTCCAGTAATCAAATTCCAAAATTGATTCCAATTAACCCTAGAATCAAACCTACGAGAGTTATcggtagacaatccaaaacaagtgttaaatTCACTAAATGCCCACTGAAACTCTTGATTCATAAGCCTAAAAGCTATCTTACCAACATAGTCATCCTCATTGGCAAAGTGAacatctaatgaacttaaaaactccaaAATAATGCGAGGATAAGAAGGTATATGTGTATACAAAATGTCATTCCAATCTAGGAACTCAatatccaatctatatcatctaTAATCCCTAGCATATCCAAAACAGTTGGGTCTATATATcttgtacacacaatctttctattgacaagaatctcaaatctagatttatgatctgcatttctaaaaatgatattgaattcattgtcgttaccttcgtcgcgtgctatcctctttcctttgccttttgttggttgttttcctttttcccttATTGGCTCCTTCCCTCCGCTCGATCCACCACTTCCCTTACGAAGTTTCTTCAGAATATTGGACATGTTGTCAAGATTAAGTGGGGAAAGGTGCTGTTTTTGGTTGGAGAAGACAGATTTTGAAGGAATAGATCTTGAGAAACAAGATCTTTAGATAtaggagaagaaaaaagaaaaaaaaaagtctagATCTTGATGAAGTTTGTGGAGAAGAAAGAGTTTGAGATCTAGATCTGAGCAGGTTTAggagaaaggttgaagaagaagggAATTTGGGAGAAAAGGATGCTTTGAGAGGGTGAGGGTGTGTGGCCGACATGACCCAGGTATGGTCGTGTATAATAGACATGACTAAGGCAATTGCTCCACACGGcctcatccttcctctcctcgggagaccttacacggtcgtgctaATCAGCACGACCACAACCATCTCCTCTTCGGATTAATTTGCATACCCGTGCAAGGGACACGACCGCATCCTTTTCTTTGTCGGGTTGGTTCATACGACCTTGCATATATGCACGGCCTCAACCTTCTTCTTTTCAGTTcagctcacacggccgtgtatgggGCACGGTCGAGATCCCTTCCTCCTCTGGAatcaccacacggtcgtgtctggtacacggcctgactctttttctcctcgggtggccttacacggccgtgccatGTAGACACGGCCCTAGCATCCTTCTCTTTTGCAAAATGTACCTGGTCGTGTATGGCACACGACCAATCTCTGTTTTGCTCCAAATGAATGTTCTACTCCTTCcttgcttctccaatacttccatgcctataaagaagtcatggccagctcatggaagcaaaatttcaacctgaaaataaaagaaacaacgAATTTAAAAGTATTAACTATTGAAATGAAAACTGAAACTAAAaatactaaaagaacccttgagttgcctcccaagaagcgcttgtttagggtctttagctTGACCGTTCTCCTTGATCATTTCATCTTTTTCTTGCCCTAGGAGGGCAAAcatatttctcatttttattGGGAGGCCTCCTCCCAATATCGCTTGCCGGATCATGTTCTACATTTGGTGGCCTACTATGAGGATGAAAATTCCAATCCTCAAGTTGATAACCATCTGCCCCGCTGTGAACACTTAATAAtaaagaagagacatggttagaagcATTAGACAAATCATATTCTAACCTTTCCTTatcaattaccaaagaaagtttatggtTTTTTACATCAATTATTGCTCCAGCTGTGGCAAGGAagggtcttcccaatatgattggaATCTTCGGGTCTTCTACCATGTCCAGAACTACGAAATCTGTGGGAATAGTAATCCCACCAACTTCTACCGGCACATCTTCAAGTATTCCCATAGGATATCTGCAAGAATGATCAGCTAGTTGtagtgccatggtagtaagtttcatgtttttgagacctaatttattacaaattgaatacggaatgaggctaacacttgctcccaaatcacaaaaagttttTTCTATGAATTCagatcctatattgcaaggaatgtAAAAGCTTCCTGGATCTTTAAGTTTCAAGGAAATATTCTTTTCAAACAAAGCGCTGCATTCCTCAGTAAGTGCAATGGTCTCAATGTCTCCCCTTCTTCTTTTATTTAACATAATGTCCTTCAGTAATTTGGCAAATTTTGGCATTTGTAGAATTCCGTCAATCAAAGGAACTTCCACACAGATTTCTTTAACTTTGTCCAAACATCtaccaaactcttcatccttctttagcatcactaatctttgaggaaaagggattaCTTGACTTTGTGgattaagtggaagagtctcttcaaccttaatggtactctcctcattttcttgaatctgatttggttcaagtgctggaggagagagctcttctttagctttcatcccttttggagcagtcacttgaggatcccccaaggtccgtccgctcctaagttcGATGCGATTGCAATGCTCTATCGGATTTACATCAGATTTTCCAGGAAATTGCCCTGGTGCACTTAAAGATGATGAGGCTAgctgggcaatttggctatcttagatcttttgatgcttttcagaattatccattctctgagtcaacttcaaaatatcttgcttcatttcgttttgattagagataatttcctcaagcatcttttcaattttagaaaactgatagccttgagaagattgttgttgttgctgaaaattttgttgtCCGGATTGGAAACTTTATTTGCCTCCCATGGatggtccttgttcttgattatttctgtaggaaaaatttggatgattcttccacTCAGGATTATGTGTTGGAATATGGATTGTTCTACCTTTGATTAAAACTCATGATGGtgtcacattgctctaattgatttatTTGTGCAGATATAGCtcccaaaggacatgagtctTGTGAATGATCAGAACTACCACACGTTTCACAACAACATACTATGACATTGACTGTATTAGTGCTAGCCCCCATACTTTCCAACTTCTTTGTGAGAGCATCCAACTTTGCAGTCATTaaagtgactgcatctacatcaaatttccctgatgttttagttgggtttgaataagaatagccaccacttctctcatttgtccattgatgatgattttgtgctacactttcaattatttcCTCAGCTTCATCTAGACTTTTATTCATGAGTgtccctccagcagctgaatctagggacaccttagtatgataattaatgtcattataaaatgtgTGCAACGCTAACCACTTCTCCaaaccatgatgtgggcattgtctgagcatgttattatatctatcccaagcttcaaatagagattctgagtcagcctgtttgaaacttgcaatgagattcctcatatgagccgtTTTACTAGATGGAAAGAATTTATCCAGAAATTGTTGCTCGCATTGTTCCCATGTgatgatgctatttggagctaaagagttcaaccattgcttagctctatctcttaaagaaaaacccaaataataataaacgCACCGTTttagaaggaacaccattcatttcaTTGTACCacatatctcatagaagacctccaagtgttgacttgggtcttcatgcggtcatccaccaaactgattttgctgcaccatagaaataatagccggtttgatctcaaaattatttgcttcaacaGAAGGTCTTGAAATGCTAGATCGAAACCCTCTAGCGTAAGGCGCTGCATAATCTTTTAATGGTCTATTTGTCATGCTAGAATGATCTTGTTCAGTTTGTTGTCTTTACAGAATTTTTCTTTTATGAAATGTTCTATCTATTTCTGGGTCTAGAGaaagaagttctcctgcaaagttagatcttcgcatacacaaaaACAAGATATGTTTgctcaaaaagaaaagaaaaggatagAAGAATAGAGAGGATGTAGTTTACAAGAAGAATTAAAGAACAAATGAATGCAAAGAATGTAATGAATGAATGCAATGAATGGATACAATAAAAGAATACAAAACAGAATTGGAAAAGTAGTTACTAGTTAGAtgtaagaaagaaaaagaaaagtttagtctaactcaattgataatctctaatgttataagcGCAATCCCCGGCAACAACGGCAAAACTTGTTAtgcaccgcaagtgtacggttacgtcgtcagtaagaataaaagatatcgtatccacagggattggttataagcactaaagatatctcaaagtgaattagctaaacaaacaATTAAAAGATCATTTACAACTAAGATCAGAGGTAAGGGTCAAATGCAAAGATTTAGTTTTATAAAGATTCTAGGAatcttggtttctttgtgataatcATTGATGTAATGTAATCTACCAAACCTTGCCCTCAATTGCAATGTATTCGTAAGAAGTCACCGGTTGTTTTATACAGAAAACACCGGTTAAGGACTTATATCTAAACCCTAAGCAATCAAAGAGTTATGAATCCCTATGAGGTCCGTTAACGGGACAACCCTATCACAACACCCCTCGGTTATACGACATAGAAACGCATCCCTAATCAATTAACATTAAGATATAGAATTAAGCATGTCAATCCGTCCTACTCCCTTGCAAGTTCTTATTTTACCCCTAAAGGTAATCCCCAAAAAGGTCCATGAGCAGGGCAGCCCTGTAAcgatgcccctcggtcatacgatttaGCGAATTCCTCCACAAGATTCCACAAGagatacaaacaaccaatcaagaataGAAATTAGGCACAAAACACAATAATCCAatacaagattgattgatacaaaacatagcaatatccttggatcaagaagatggcaaatccaTTGACTCTTACATCAAATTACATCACAAATATTCCCTCCttcctagaacaagaaatctactccataaagaaTAATGGAAGGATCGAAGACAAGAAAATCCAAGATATTCCAATCCAAGAACAAGAGAATGAAAAGGAACACTTATCTCATTATGATGAGTGATATTCTGAACCAATCCTTCACTCTCCGAGTCGAATCTTGGACAGAAATCCCCACTTGAATGGCTGGAAATTGCCCCAAGAACATATctcccccaaagggagagcctccccttTCAAAAGGGAAGAAGCTCTATATATAGAGGGGGTAAATTTGGGCGCCACACAACCTacagcacggccgtgtgagatccacacgactAGGGCAATCCTCCTCTCGGctagggttgcacggccgtgtgatggtcacacggccatgccatgtACTGCCTCTGCTTGCTTGCACGActatgtgaaaccacacggcctaGCCATTTCTCCTATCTGCAagtgttgcacgaccgtgtggcacatACGGCCATGTAATTTCTGGCTCTGGAAAAGATGCATGGCCATGTAaaaccacacggcctgggcagtcTTGGTCACAGGAGGGGTTACCTAGCCATGTAATTATACACGGCCGTGTACTGGTTGGCTGAAGGAGGGTGGCACGACCCCTCATCACCACACGGTCGGGATCATTCCCCTTTGCAAGGCCGTGTGGCAGTCATTGCCCAGGTCGTTCTTCTCCGTTTGGTTGTAGAATCATCCAcggacatcaattcttctccaaatttgactcctgaaagcataaaatgcaccagagcagatctccgaacaaagagaagtatttatgctaaaagcaaagcaagaagcatgaaagtgcatagacaaaacatgtataaaacataagaatgtgcgtcaaaacatgctaaacaagtgtataaaatctacgcacatcaactgCCAGAAGTACTAGTCGATTGCCTTTATCGAAATCAAtacacagaagcattctatgtTCGATATTCAttattaccagttgactggtaactatatcagtcgattggtacccAAATTCCAGCCTATCCTATAATTTTGACCCGATTTCAGAAATACGCCAATAATTttacagacatccaaaaatctccaaattttatggagaggtctattttacccaTGTTTACTTGGGAAATATACATTACAAAATATATCCATCATAAATCCCAATATTAACACAAAGTCCAAAACTAGCTTAAtaattcaattgaacattgacctaaagtcttagttttggctttctcttgatgtatttgctcatactaacctacaatacatccctagcattggtttatatggcgtCCAtatatccaaaaccaattatcatgctatataaccccaatatcatatttccaaacataaaacataactcaattgtgtcaaatccctaggtttgagactcaagtccgtctccaaatcacttggcacattccataacCTAAcatagactcccaagtaaaatcaacttgagatccattggtcatgggtcccaatttgactctttgagcttcTCCTAgaactcttaaccttagtcatcttcctaggtgactcatccacaattgttaggccacatcggtgcacctccggttacacttggcctacaaacctaacctttttaaccttagataccttgtccttggttaacttcttcttaccattaaatagCTTTCCTTTTCCATTTATtgtcttctccttgctatagtcatatgtaaCCTAGCATAAGCTTTCCCTTAGTATTAGAGACACTAAATCGGTATcctaaacccgatctatcattgttgggtctttgactacccaacattatacctaaacccttagatccaatattgaatctttctagggttttctccaacttgtcaatctttgccttcaaagcttgattttccctttctaggttcctaaacctagagtcaacatgtccaccatggacattcctataCCTAccatttctaggcatgtgtctcccatTATTGGGATTAATGCCTAAGTTCTCCTTAGGTTTACcatttctaggtttatcatgcatataTCTCCTATGGTTATGATCTatatttaccctatttctatcatgatatttaaatccaaaattttgcatgagtaaataataaaaattatttctagtatACATAGGAGTATAAGAATCATAATtgcaattcaagttagggtatacctcccttacccttgaagttcccccttgacttgagctcctcttcttctctttctcccatttttTTAATTGCGCTaacttcttgatctccctcttcttagggcatttggtatggtagtggcccttctccccacacgtgaaacatCTAATGCACATTTCCTCCTTTGGgattcttcattcctacaacccttgttagtttttaaattaacttgaatgagtttaggatttaccttcttcttacccattgggcacctactcttgtagtgccccttctcattgcacccgaagcaaatgatgtggtattttgacttcacttcggtggagatgctcactaggttGGCTACTTCCAAGACATCTTCATCCGTCTTGGCTTCTTCTTCAACTTTTGaagatgtagatgatgcctcatcttctttctcctcctcgaatgttgggcatgactcaacttccgtttgcttcTCCTCAACTTAAGTAATTAAACTCAtcttcttggattcttcttcttcttgtgtaggtttaggttcttcccgtagaaccatcttcaccttgctccataACTCGTGGGCATTCTTATACTTACCTACACAACTCATaacatcattaggcaaaatatcaattaatattgatattacctttgaatttgcctccgattgtgaggtttgctcttccgtccaatatcTTGGTCGaagtctcttccctttcttgtcttttgggacttcaaatggctcctTGGTCGCCA from Zingiber officinale cultivar Zhangliang chromosome 6B, Zo_v1.1, whole genome shotgun sequence carries:
- the LOC121991500 gene encoding uncharacterized protein LOC121991500 gives rise to the protein MALQLADHSCRYPMGILEDVPVEVGGITIPTDFVVLDMVEDPKIPIILGRPFLATAGAIIDVKNHKLSLVIDKERLEYDLSNASNHVSSLLLSVHSGADGYQLEDWNFHPHSRPPNVEHDPASDIGRRPPNKNEKYVCPPRARKR